One region of Olleya sp. Hel_I_94 genomic DNA includes:
- a CDS encoding ABC transporter permease codes for MMFLFERDTWQEVYDSLSKNKLRSALTMVGVWWGILLLIGLLGSAKGLENSFNRLFGDFATNSVFVWAQSTSKPFKGFQEGRQVQLKISDAKKIEENVEGIEFVVPRNQSSALVVRNFLSGNFGVNGDYPLLDQVQKKKMIRGRFINQTDIDENRKVVVISEEIYKQIFEKDEEMIGEYILLNGMNFKVIGMFETGNANMGPSSDIHIPFTTFQQIYNMGENIGWMMITGKPEYDISQIEADSKLILRNLNKVHPDDTRAFGSFNLGKEFAKITGFLTGMQFLTWFVGIATLIAGVFAIGNILLITVKERTKEIGVRRALGATPYEIKRQIVVEAVSITLVAGLLGIISGGWILIALDSKFGQGAEAIIVNASVSIAVVFIALIILVVLGTLIGLIPAFKATSIKPIEALREE; via the coding sequence ATAATGTTTTTATTCGAAAGAGATACATGGCAAGAAGTTTACGATAGTTTAAGTAAAAACAAACTACGTTCGGCATTAACTATGGTTGGTGTTTGGTGGGGAATTTTACTACTTATCGGATTACTTGGTTCAGCAAAAGGGTTAGAAAATTCTTTTAATAGATTATTTGGTGATTTTGCTACAAATAGTGTGTTTGTTTGGGCACAAAGTACCAGCAAACCTTTTAAAGGGTTTCAGGAAGGTAGACAAGTACAACTTAAAATAAGTGACGCTAAAAAAATTGAAGAAAATGTAGAAGGTATTGAGTTTGTGGTACCAAGAAATCAAAGTTCTGCTTTGGTAGTACGTAATTTTCTGTCTGGTAATTTTGGTGTAAATGGTGATTACCCTTTATTAGATCAAGTTCAAAAAAAGAAAATGATTCGTGGACGTTTTATCAATCAAACTGATATTGATGAAAATAGGAAAGTCGTCGTTATTTCAGAAGAAATCTACAAACAAATTTTTGAAAAGGACGAAGAAATGATAGGCGAATACATTCTGTTAAACGGAATGAATTTTAAAGTTATTGGTATGTTTGAAACTGGTAATGCTAATATGGGACCTTCTAGTGATATTCATATTCCTTTCACCACTTTTCAACAAATATATAATATGGGTGAAAATATTGGTTGGATGATGATTACTGGTAAACCAGAATACGATATTTCGCAAATTGAAGCAGACTCCAAACTAATTTTAAGAAACTTAAATAAAGTGCATCCAGATGACACTCGTGCATTTGGTAGTTTTAATTTAGGTAAAGAGTTTGCAAAAATCACTGGATTTTTAACAGGAATGCAATTTTTAACTTGGTTTGTTGGAATAGCAACCTTAATTGCAGGTGTATTTGCAATTGGTAATATATTGCTTATAACGGTCAAAGAAAGAACAAAAGAGATTGGTGTAAGACGTGCTTTAGGTGCCACACCTTATGAGATTAAAAGACAAATTGTTGTGGAAGCTGTATCTATAACCTTAGTGGCAGGACTATTAGGAATAATTAGTGGTGGCTGGATACTTATAGCCTTGGATAGTAAGTTTGGTCAAGGTGCAGAAGCTATTATTGTTAACGCTTCAGTATCTATAGCAGTAGTGTTTATTGCCTTAATAATTTTAGTAGTATTAGGGACTTTAATTGGACTAATACCAGCTTTTAAAGCAACAAGTATTAAGCCTATCGAGGCATTAAGAGAAGAATAA
- a CDS encoding ABC transporter permease: MFDRDLWREIFQSINMNRTRSVLSGFTVAFAISLFAILFGVVNGLVNTFDTAFVDDAANSIFINSGQTSKAHKGLQAGRQIQFTNEDYEYIKDEFGDKVQFITARIYRNVNASFRNEKNSYSVRAVHPDHQYLENTKVEYGRYINQLDVDNKTKVVVIGRLVEEDLFLKTTAIGKYINLNGIQYKVVGVFSDDGGDNEERYMYMPVSTAQQIYGNNDYIDQINLTYNPSMNFDEAIGFSTALTRKLKDRFSVSQNDQRAIRVRNLANESKAINQMTGGLGVMVLVIGFGTLIAGIVGISNMMIFIVKERTKEIGIRKALGASPKSIVSIILLESILVTVIAGFVGLLIGMTVVEFAGPMLEKYFIKDPTVSLSVVVAATITLIVAGGIAGYLPAKKASKIKPIVALRND; the protein is encoded by the coding sequence ATGTTTGATAGAGACCTTTGGCGCGAAATATTTCAGAGTATAAACATGAATAGAACCAGAAGTGTATTATCTGGTTTTACCGTAGCTTTTGCCATATCGTTATTCGCGATTCTTTTTGGAGTAGTCAATGGATTAGTCAATACATTTGATACCGCTTTTGTGGATGATGCTGCTAATTCTATTTTTATAAATTCTGGACAAACCTCAAAAGCACATAAAGGATTACAAGCTGGTAGACAAATACAGTTTACTAATGAGGATTATGAGTATATTAAAGACGAGTTTGGTGACAAAGTACAATTCATAACCGCAAGAATATATAGAAATGTAAATGCTTCGTTTAGAAACGAAAAAAACAGCTACAGTGTTAGAGCTGTTCACCCAGACCATCAGTATCTTGAAAATACTAAAGTAGAATACGGTCGTTATATCAATCAATTAGACGTTGACAATAAAACTAAAGTAGTTGTTATTGGACGACTAGTAGAAGAGGATTTGTTTTTAAAAACAACTGCTATTGGTAAATACATTAATTTAAATGGGATCCAATATAAAGTGGTTGGTGTGTTTAGTGATGATGGTGGAGATAATGAAGAGCGTTACATGTATATGCCAGTGTCTACAGCACAACAAATTTATGGTAACAATGACTATATCGATCAAATCAATTTAACCTATAACCCAAGCATGAATTTTGACGAAGCTATTGGGTTTAGCACTGCGTTAACCAGAAAACTTAAAGATCGTTTTTCAGTTTCTCAAAATGACCAACGTGCTATAAGGGTTAGAAACTTGGCTAATGAGTCTAAAGCCATTAACCAAATGACAGGAGGTTTAGGTGTCATGGTATTAGTTATTGGATTTGGGACATTAATAGCAGGAATTGTTGGTATAAGTAACATGATGATTTTTATTGTTAAAGAGCGTACTAAAGAGATTGGGATAAGAAAAGCACTTGGAGCTTCACCAAAATCAATAGTGTCTATCATATTATTAGAGTCTATTTTAGTTACAGTTATTGCTGGATTTGTAGGCTTGCTCATTGGGATGACAGTCGTAGAGTTTGCAGGACCAATGCTAGAAAAATATTTTATAAAAGACCCAACAGTAAGTTTAAGCGTTGTTGTTGCAGCAACTATAACTCTTATTGTAGCTGGTGGTATTGCAGGCTATTTACCAGCTAAAAAGGCTTCCAAGATTAAACCAATTGTCGCACTTAGAAATGATTAA
- a CDS encoding ABC transporter ATP-binding protein: MLKINKLHKSYPIGDSSLHVLKGIDLSVEEGEMVAIMGSSGSGKSTLLNIIGMLDEADEGEYILDGVPIKNLTEKKAAIYRNKFLGFIFQSFNLINYKNAVENVALPLYYQGLKRKERIEKAMFHLKKVGLANWATHLPNELSGGQKQRVAIARALAANPKLLLADEPTGALDTKTSYEIMDFIQSLNDEGKTILMVTHEEDIANMCKRIVRLKDGVIMEDVFINQERASAHV, from the coding sequence ATGCTCAAAATAAATAAGTTACATAAGTCTTATCCAATTGGCGATTCTAGTCTTCATGTTTTAAAAGGTATTGATTTATCTGTTGAAGAAGGCGAAATGGTTGCTATTATGGGTTCTTCAGGTTCTGGAAAATCGACGTTACTTAATATTATTGGAATGTTAGATGAAGCTGATGAAGGCGAGTATATACTTGATGGTGTCCCTATTAAAAATCTTACCGAAAAGAAAGCAGCGATATACCGAAACAAATTTTTAGGATTTATCTTCCAATCGTTTAACTTAATAAATTACAAAAATGCAGTAGAAAATGTTGCATTACCATTGTATTATCAAGGCTTAAAACGTAAAGAGCGTATTGAAAAAGCAATGTTTCACCTTAAAAAAGTTGGCTTAGCTAATTGGGCTACTCACTTACCAAACGAGTTGTCAGGTGGACAAAAACAGCGTGTAGCAATTGCACGTGCTTTAGCTGCAAATCCAAAATTATTATTAGCCGATGAGCCTACAGGAGCATTGGATACCAAAACATCCTACGAGATTATGGACTTTATCCAATCTTTAAACGATGAGGGTAAAACCATTTTAATGGTAACACACGAAGAGGATATTGCCAATATGTGTAAGCGTATTGTGCGATTAAAAGATGGTGTTATTATGGAAGATGTGTTTATTAATCAAGAAAGAGCTTCTGCACATGTTTGA
- a CDS encoding carboxypeptidase-like regulatory domain-containing protein, whose protein sequence is MKYIINIVLLLIINHSYSQTIKGKVLDSISQQPLELVNITLMTKNKGVYSNNNGSYSFEISNHLYDTLKVSSIGYNSKYIVLSQYKNQINVKLDIKLSEKITELDEVVIDFKKKKYNKKHTIGEDKVGNAGVSSLIGYETCVLLNNPLEKKGKLKNFYIKFKKRNNAVFTASLNIKFYSYDTKNKKPGYELYTKNLVVKPKNKKYTLNINLKDMDIFMPEEGMCIGIEFIDPNNESKKYDVIGPMYRFTYATEENLTWSKYRGKEWKKGIVKFDYKNDNRTGNVMIGADVLFTNE, encoded by the coding sequence ATGAAATACATTATTAATATAGTTTTACTACTAATTATTAACCATTCTTATTCTCAAACCATAAAAGGTAAAGTTTTAGACTCTATAAGTCAACAACCTTTAGAGCTTGTAAATATTACTTTAATGACTAAAAATAAAGGTGTTTATTCAAATAATAATGGGTCTTACAGCTTTGAAATTTCAAATCATTTATATGATACTTTAAAGGTGTCTTCAATTGGGTATAATTCTAAATATATTGTTTTAAGTCAATATAAAAACCAGATAAATGTAAAGTTAGATATTAAGCTTTCTGAAAAAATTACAGAGTTAGATGAAGTTGTTATTGATTTTAAAAAGAAAAAATACAATAAAAAACATACCATTGGTGAAGATAAAGTAGGTAATGCTGGAGTGAGTTCTCTAATAGGTTACGAAACATGCGTGTTATTAAATAATCCATTGGAAAAAAAAGGAAAGTTAAAAAATTTTTATATAAAATTTAAAAAAAGAAATAATGCTGTTTTTACAGCATCTTTAAATATTAAATTTTATAGTTATGATACCAAAAATAAAAAACCTGGATATGAACTTTACACCAAAAACTTAGTAGTAAAACCAAAGAACAAAAAATACACTTTGAATATTAATCTAAAAGATATGGATATATTCATGCCAGAAGAAGGTATGTGTATTGGAATTGAATTTATTGATCCTAATAACGAGTCCAAAAAATATGATGTTATAGGTCCTATGTATAGATTTACCTATGCTACAGAAGAAAATCTAACTTGGTCTAAATATAGAGGTAAAGAATGGAAAAAAGGCATTGTTAAGTTTGATTACAAAAACGATAATAGGACAGGTAATGTTATGATTGGCGCAGATGTTTTATTTACAAATGAATAA
- a CDS encoding DUF420 domain-containing protein, translated as MSTRKLNAEQKYNKWIVILSIIIPLAVAALFTVKLKDLGFNVEPLTFLPPIYATINGITAFVLLVAVWAIKNNKRQLHENLMKFAISLSVLFLVMYVAYHMTSDSAEFGGEGAIRSIYFFILITHIALSVVVIPFVLITYVRAITNNIQRHKKIARITFPLWLYVAVTGVIVYLMISPYYV; from the coding sequence ATGAGTACAAGAAAACTAAACGCCGAACAAAAGTATAATAAGTGGATTGTTATCCTATCTATTATTATCCCTTTAGCTGTTGCAGCTTTGTTTACAGTTAAATTAAAGGACCTAGGTTTTAATGTAGAGCCTTTAACATTTTTACCACCTATTTATGCGACAATAAATGGTATTACAGCATTTGTATTATTGGTAGCCGTTTGGGCAATTAAAAATAATAAACGTCAACTTCATGAAAATTTAATGAAGTTTGCAATCTCTTTATCAGTATTATTTTTAGTAATGTATGTCGCTTATCACATGACAAGTGATTCTGCTGAATTTGGAGGAGAAGGCGCAATTAGGTCTATTTATTTTTTCATTTTAATAACACACATTGCATTATCGGTAGTAGTCATTCCTTTTGTATTAATAACTTATGTTAGGGCAATTACAAACAATATACAACGTCATAAAAAAATAGCTAGAATTACGTTTCCATTATGGTTGTACGTTGCAGTTACTGGTGTGATTGTGTATTTAATGATTTCGCCTTATTACGTGTAA
- a CDS encoding SCO family protein, translated as MSKKANYSYVGISFIILLFGIIFIPKIIDRVSNKDINRTDESRSKGVIVNPKSDAPNKSDVGYLVINEERKKVPEFSFTNQDGKTITNKDYLGQVYVVDFFFTTCPTICPRMSSNLASIQNTFKDNPEFGIASFSIMPDNDTPEILKAYAADYGVTSPNWHLMTGDKEAIYQLSNMGFNIFVNIENFEHSGDFALVDKEGYLRSRTDAFGNPKIFYKGVISEQEKMDEDGNEQEITILKEDIAKLLQE; from the coding sequence ATGAGTAAAAAAGCAAATTATTCTTACGTAGGTATTTCATTCATTATATTATTATTCGGTATTATTTTTATTCCTAAAATTATTGATAGAGTAAGTAATAAAGATATTAACCGTACGGACGAGAGTAGAAGCAAAGGTGTTATTGTTAATCCAAAAAGCGATGCGCCAAATAAATCAGATGTAGGCTATTTAGTGATTAATGAAGAGCGTAAAAAAGTACCAGAGTTTAGTTTTACTAATCAAGATGGTAAAACAATAACTAACAAGGACTATTTAGGTCAAGTGTATGTGGTGGATTTCTTTTTTACAACGTGTCCTACCATTTGCCCAAGAATGAGCTCTAACTTAGCATCTATACAAAACACATTTAAAGATAATCCAGAGTTTGGTATTGCATCATTTAGTATCATGCCAGATAACGACACTCCAGAAATCCTAAAGGCTTATGCTGCAGATTATGGTGTTACTAGCCCAAATTGGCATTTAATGACAGGAGATAAAGAGGCTATTTACCAATTATCAAATATGGGTTTTAATATCTTTGTTAATATTGAAAACTTTGAACATTCAGGAGATTTTGCTTTAGTAGATAAAGAAGGATACTTAAGATCTAGAACAGATGCTTTTGGTAATCCTAAAATATTTTATAAAGGTGTAATTAGCGAGCAAGAAAAAATGGATGAAGATGGTAATGAACAAGAAATTACAATCTTAAAAGAAGACATTGCAAAACTATTACAAGAGTAA